One genomic segment of Tripterygium wilfordii isolate XIE 37 chromosome 9, ASM1340144v1, whole genome shotgun sequence includes these proteins:
- the LOC120005367 gene encoding 60S ribosomal protein L26-1-like: MKFNPRVSSSRRKNRKAHFTAPSSVRRILMSAPLSADLRQKYNVRSMPVRKDDEVQVVRGHFKGREGKVVQVYRRKWLIHIERATREKVNGQTVNVGINPSKVVITKLRLDKDRKSLLDRKAKGRAAADKDKGTKFTAEDIMQSVD, encoded by the coding sequence ATGAAGTTCAATCCCAGGGTCTCCTCTTCACGCCGCAAGAATCGCAAGGCGCACTTCACGGCGCCGTCGAGCGTCCGGCGCATACTGATGAGTGCGCCGCTCTCGGCCGACCTTCGCCAGAAGTACAACGTGCGGTCGATGCCGGTACGTAAGGACGACGAGGTGCAGGTGGTCCGTGGCCATTTCAAGGGACGCGAAGGCAAAGTCGTCCAGGTTTACCGACGCAAGTGGCTCATTCACATCGAGCGCGCAACTCGCGAGAAGGTCAACGGGCAAACCGTCAACGTTGGCATCAACCCCTCAAAGGTCGTCATCACCAAGCTCCGCCTTGACAAGGACCGGAAGTCGCTCCTCGACCGCAAAGCCAAGGGGCGTGCTGCGGCCGATAAGGACAAGGGCACCAAGTTCACTGCTGAAGACATTATGCAGAGTGTTGATTGA
- the LOC120005851 gene encoding ATP synthase gamma chain, chloroplastic yields MSCSNLTMWISSKPSLSDPSSLSFRSSISQFQFPNQNLFPSSPSRSSSVTRIQCGLRELRVRIDSVKNTQKITEAMKLVAAAKVRRAQEAVVNGRPFSETLVEVLYNINEQLQTEDVDTPLTKIRPVKKVALVVVTGDRGLCGGFNNYIIKKAEARIAQLKDLGVDYTVISVGKKGNSYFIRRPYIPVDKFIEGGSLPTAKEAQAIADDVFSLFVSEEVDKVELLYTKFVSLVKSNPVIHTLLPLSPKGEICDLNGNCVDAADDEFFRLTTKEGKLTVEREAVRTQTDNFSPILQFEQDPVQILDALLPLYLNSQILRALQESLASELAARMTAMSNATDNAMELKKNLSLVYNRQRQAKITGEILEIVAGANALS; encoded by the coding sequence ATGTCATGCTCAAATCTAACAATGTGGATTTCCTCAAAACCCTCCCTTTCTGACCCCTCCTCCCTCTCCTTCCGTTCCTCTATCAGCCAGTTTCAATTTCCTAACCAGAATTTATTCCCCAGCAGCCCCTCCAGATCCTCCTCTGTGACTCGGATTCAGTGCGGTCTTCGAGAGCTTCGTGTTCGTATTGATTCAGTTAAGAATACGCAGAAGATCACTGAGGCCATGAAGCTTGTTGCTGCAGCCAAAGTGAGGAGAGCACAAGAAGCTGTTGTCAATGGAAGACCCTTCTCAGAGACCCTTGTAGAGGTTCTTTACAACATCAATGAGCAGCTCCAGACTGAGGACGTTGATACTCCCCTCACCAAAATTAGGCCTGTCAAGAAAGTTGCTTTGGTGGTTGTCACTGGTGACCGTGGTCTTTGTGGTGGTTTCAACAATTATATCATCAAGAAAGCAGAAGCTAGGATTGCACAATTGAAAGATCTTGGTGTTGATTATACAGTAATAAGTGTGGGAAAGAAGGGTAATTCTTATTTTATAAGGAGACCTTACATTCCTGTTGATAAGTTTATCGAGGGAGGGTCATTGCCAACAGCTAAAGAAGCTCAGGCAATTGCAGATGATGTGTTTTCACTCTTTGTTAGTGAAGAGGTTGATAAGGTTGAACTCCTGTATACCAAGTTTGTGTCATTGGTTAAGTCTAATCCTGTAATCCATACTTTGCTACCACTATCACCAAAGGGAGAGATATGTGATTTGAATGGGAACTGTGTTGATGCAGCTGATGATGAGTTCTTTAGACTGACAACAAAAGAAGGGAAATTGACTGTGGAGAGGGAAGCAGTGAGGACTCAGACAGATAATTTCTCTCCAATTCTGCAGTTTGAGCAGGACCCAGTTCAGATTCTTGATGCCTTATTGCCTCTGTACCTAAACAGCCAGATTTTGAGAGCATTGCAGGAATCATTAGCTAGTGAACTTGCTGCCAGGATGACTGCAATGAGCAATGCTACTGATAATGCAATGGAACTGAAGAAGAACCTCTCACTCGTATACAATCGGCAGCGCCAGGCCAAGATTACTGGGGAGATATTGGAGATTGTTGCTGGTGCCAATGCTTTAAGCTAG
- the LOC120005849 gene encoding pentatricopeptide repeat-containing protein At1g11710, mitochondrial: protein MFLSFCLPKRSYHLIRGFHAGKHFSNPSAEDIVFGAICVNIKQKRWKFLDQMLPSITNSLVSRVICEFQNSPQLALRFYDWVGKEKGFQISLESCCPVIHVLVKSRRFEDALSLLEDFMHINGFSPLEILDALLDSYESFDADPAVFDTLVRACSETGAIDVAYEVIKKLQVKGIWVTIHAWNNFLNHLVKLNEIDRFWRCYREMLSYGYIENVNTLNLVIYAFCKECKLLEAISVFYRMLKSNIQPNVVTFNIIIDGACTMGDMEVALKLVRKMGMMSWDRVIPNIITYNCLIKGFSKIQRLEAAKEVRDEMVKMGIQPNVRTYATLIDGYSRMGSLDKALNLCDEMVECGIPPNAVVYNSIINWFYEEGDIHGASFLLSDMVDKQVCPDQFTYSILTKGLCRNGHVTKALNFLRRVLDKNVVEEAFPYNILIHYMCRNRNLEGAKQLLASMFVRGLIPDPVTYGTLVDGYCKEGKIESAVRVYDKMITMGEKPNLVIYNSILSGLCKGVSVDVAKLMVDALQKMGMLDAISYNSLMHGYCISRQVDEAFALSEEMRSTGILMSRVTYNILINCLCKFGCIQQAKELVDMMVVQGILPNNITYTTLITSSYKNSTPEEIIELHDFMLLKGVNPDSQTYNAIVSPLLQDEKH, encoded by the coding sequence ATGTTTTTGAGCTTTTGTTTACCTAAGAGAAGTTATCATTTGATACGGGGTTTTCACGCTGGGAAACACTTCTCAAACCCTAGTGCGGAGGATATTGTTTTTGGAGCTATCTGTGTCAACATCAAACAGAAGAGATGGAAATTCTTGGACCAAATGTTGCCCAGTATCACAAATTCATTGGTCAGTCGTGTTATTTGCGAGTTTCAGAACTCGCCGCAGTTGGCTTTGCGATTCTATGACTGGGTTGGAAAGGAAAAGGGGTTTCAGATCTCATTAGAGTCTTGTTGCCCTGTGATTCATGTGTTGGTCAAGTCGAGGAGATTTGAGGATGCCTTATCTCTCTTGGAAGACTTTATGCATATTAATGGGTTTTCTCCCTTGGAGATATTGGACGCTTTGCTTGATAGTTATGAATCGTTTGATGCGGATCCAGCAGTGTTCGACACATTAGTGAGGGCTTGTTCTGAAACTGGGGCTATTGACGTTGCCTATGAAGTAATCAAGAAGCTGCAAGTGAAAGGCATTTGGGTGACAATTCATGCATGGAATAACTTTTTAAATCATCTGGTAAAGTTGAATGAGATTGATAGATTTTGGAGATGTTACAGGGAAATGCTTTCCTACGGGTATATTGAAAACGTGAATACCCTAAATTTAGTGATTTATGCTTTTTGTAAGGAATGCAAATTATTAGAAGCAATATCAGTATTTTATCGAATGTTGAAGAGTAATATTCAGCCTAATGTTGTGACTTTTAACATTATCATAGATGGAGCTTGCACTATGGGGGACATGGAAGTTGCATTGAAGCTTGTTAGGAAGATGGGAATGATGTCATGGGATAGAGTTATACCCAATATAATAACGTACAATTGTCTTATCAAAGGGTTTAGCAAAATACAGAGACTGGAAGCAGCTAAAGAAGTGAGGGATGAAATGGTCAAGATGGGTATCCAGCCCAATGTAAGGACCTATGCAACTTTGATTGATGGCTATTCACGAATGGGGAGTTTAGATAAGGCGCTCAACTTGTGTGATGAAATGGTGGAATGCGGAATTCCACCCAATGCTGTTGTGTACAATTCAATCATCAATTGGTTTTATGAGGAAGGGGATATCCATGGAGCTTCATTCCTGTTGTCTGACATGGTTGATAAACAAGTATGCCCTGATCAATTCACATACTCTATCCTCACAAAGGGTCTTTGCCGTAATGGACATGTGACTAAGGCCTTAAACTTTCTTCGCAGGGTTCTAGATAAGAATGTTGTTGAAGAGGCATTTCCTTACAATATTCTGATCCATTATATGTGCAGAAACAGGAATTTGGAGGGTGCCAAGCAACTTTTAGCCAGTATGTTTGTTCGGGGATTAATTCCTGATCCGGTTACATATGGGACTCTGGTTGATGGATACTGCAAGGAAGGGAAAATAGAGAGTGCAGTTCGGGTGTATGACAAAATGATAACGATGGGGGAAAAACCTAATTTGGTAATTTACAATTCTATTTTAAGTGGTTTATGCAAAGGCGTGTCAGTGGATGTTGCAAAACTTATGGTAGATGCACTACAAAAGATGGGTATGCTTGACGCTATAAGCTATAACTCTTTGATGCATGGGTATTGCATTAGCAGGCAGGTTGATGAGGCGTTTGCTTTGTCTGAGGAAATGAGAAGTACTGGAATCTTAATGAGCAGGGTCACCTACAATATATTGATAAACTGTTTGTGCAAGTTTGGGTGTATTCAACAGGCAAAAGAACTTGTAGACATGATGGTTGTGCAGGGCATACTTCCTAATAATATAACTTACACTACTCTTATCACCAGTTCCTATAAGAACAGCACTCCGGAGGAAATCATCGAGTTGCATGATTTTATGCTCCTTAAGGGTGTAAATCCTGATAGCCAAACTTACAATGCCATTGTTAGCCctcttcttcaagatgaaaagCACTGA